One window of the Sandaracinaceae bacterium genome contains the following:
- a CDS encoding acyl-CoA thioesterase — MSLSRKKPPADAATVDGEVPFHDVDPLHIVWHGHYYKYFEVARTKLLRRHRIDGIDLLDLGFRLVVTHGECRHVAALTYGDRYRVKAWFLDTEHRLHVAYEVWNVTKDQRAARARTELAFTDAEGNLLLETPKVIRQRIRETPAASERP, encoded by the coding sequence GTGAGCCTCTCCCGCAAGAAGCCGCCGGCCGACGCCGCCACCGTCGACGGCGAGGTCCCGTTCCACGACGTGGACCCGCTCCACATCGTCTGGCACGGCCACTACTACAAGTACTTCGAGGTCGCGCGCACCAAGCTCCTCCGGCGCCATCGGATCGACGGCATCGATCTGCTCGACCTCGGCTTCCGGCTCGTGGTCACCCACGGCGAGTGTCGGCACGTGGCGGCGCTCACCTACGGCGACCGCTATCGCGTGAAGGCCTGGTTCCTCGACACCGAGCACCGCCTGCACGTCGCCTACGAGGTCTGGAACGTGACGAAGGACCAGCGCGCCGCCCGGGCCCGCACGGAGCTGGCGTTCACCGACGCCGAGGGCAACCTGCTGCTCGAGACGCCGAAGGTGATCCGGCAGAGAATCCGAGAGACCCCCGCCGCGTCGGAGCGCCCGTGA